The nucleotide window gggatcaggaaatcgaaacttaaaaacctcaccagaactccagaaatcttctctttctgttgctgctccatttgctggaaccttgatttatcttttgtgagagactggatggaagctttaacctgaccctgcgattgtgtttgaaaatcggagaataaaagcgttagacaataaagacggaattaaacaatgatgcgatcaaaatcggtttgcttttaccttgtagttttcaacagcttctttaaccggcatgaagcggtgatctctgtgttcccgcACATCtcgacaaaccacacagatcagcttcttgtcagtttcacaaaacagcttcagttcttcctgatgttcctcacagtgaagtttactttccttctctgtccgattctggctcagtgttcgagctttctcagccagtctcgccaaggcccgattcaccctgagggtgcggtctgtaaacacctctctacattccgggcaggagtttctcccctccctgtcccaactctctgtgatacaggagcggcagaagttgtgcccacactccaatattaccggatcggtgaagaaatccaggcagatgggacaaactgcctcctcggttaaactctcgaacctgtctttcgaagccatttttttactctgccacttcctggttcaaaacgcatgtccactgcgcacgtcgcaaatgttcaacgtgaagatgcagaaacaaggaactgcagatgccgggttacaaaaaaaagtacaaagtgctggagtaagtcagtgggtcaagcagcacatctggagaacatggacagctgatgtttcgggtcgggacccttcttcagactgattgtagggggtgggagatggaataacgatgggaggaagggggcaggacaaagcctggctggcaataggttgacacagttgaggggggagagggagttgatagtcagacggttggacaaaggccagagatgaaaagacagaaggtatgtgacaaaatgattgaggacttgcgaattgtgtcctgatcttcaaacagacttctcctcagacggccaaaggttgtgcaggtgcactgaaggcgctggtaagtttcaccatcaatgtctgccttcctgtgagaagaggagcgccggccagagcacccgagggtcaccatcgttacgaccattttaaaggaaggagacaaatccacccgcggaaactatggagggttcccccgctctctaccacagggaggggtcagttacacattaaactgtcctgaatatagacggaagcggagagtagcgcttgggacagtgtaaggcgggataaaatgctggaaacaactgcagagtggattcacgaagatggtgccaggatttgagggtcagagcgaaagggagaggttgggcagggaaggatttattaattggagcgcaggaggttgaagtGCATATGaccaagaggtgaatagacagggtgaatgcacagtctgttacccggagcagtggaatcgagaactagaggacacaggtttgtggtgagaggtgcaagatttaatcaggaaccagaggaacaacattttcacacagaaggtcgtgggtgtctggaacaagctgccagagggggtaagtgaggctggacaacaacgtggagtgtagttgaagccccgtttcctgaagaaagaggatacctccgaatcacccctcctcctcttgctcctcctccccctcaccctttccacagcggcgtaaaggcgtgtttgggggggggggggagggggggcagttggAGATCGGAGGGCGGAATGAAATCGGAAAttccctgaagtgagagaaggcaaagtgaatattggaaatgaTAGATACAAGAAATCTGTCGAAATAGCTTgaggaaaaaaaagtgctggaggaactcagcgggccaggcagcatctgtggggggaaatggacaaaccACTTTTcgttgtcgggacccttctttgttcTGGAGAAGGAATTCCAAGAGCTGCAGGTTCTCTATATGagatggaggtggcggggagtctgtggtggagactgggagtcgccgtagagtctgtggagaggaagggaccggccacactgaccccggagactggagtctggaggatcaggcgggggggggggggggcgagtttgatgcattcacctcccctccatcccgtctccccgcccgtcccatccccgggaggatgggagtttatctcagttacgagtccgggacagtttcattttacgacgtggacaccaagtcccatctccacaccttcactgggaataaattcacggagaaactttattatTTCTTCGGGCCTGCCTTGGATGGAAACTGGTTGAGaaactg belongs to Rhinoraja longicauda isolate Sanriku21f unplaced genomic scaffold, sRhiLon1.1 Scf001260, whole genome shotgun sequence and includes:
- the LOC144591621 gene encoding zinc-binding protein A33-like, encoding MASKDRFESLTEEAVCPICLDFFTDPVILECGHNFCRSCITESWDREGRNSCPECREVFTDRTLRVNRALARLAEKARTLSQNRTEKESKLHCEEHQEELKLFCETDKKLICVVCRDVREHRDHRFMPVKEAVENYKGQVKASIQSLTKDKSRFQQMEQQQKEKISGVLEQSHNLQSKIASQFAELHQILTDKEQRVQADIQEEEKRILNRMKKNLGEIEENLKSIQEELSKITSHST